Proteins encoded in a region of the Cytobacillus pseudoceanisediminis genome:
- a CDS encoding cyclodeaminase, with the protein MLIFTEQELIQYVQLNNEAIAIVEAGFTKLAKDEAVMPPIMRVDLHDQNGEVDVKTAYVKGEDMFAIKVSSGFFNNYKLGLPSGNGLMLLISTQTGIPQAILLDNGYLTEVRTAAAGAIAANYLSRKNIETVGVIGAGSQARYQARALKLVRDFKRILVYSRSEDHSRKYAADMSAELGVEVQVAESAEALVRNSDTVITTTPAKEPVIKAEWLHPGLHITAMGSDAEHKQELEAEVLARADKLICDTKAQCARLGELHHALDKGVLTNESHVIELGQLTSGRLRGRVNDEEISVCDLTGTGVQDTVIALFAYNELVKRKIGLKVENEKLAIKN; encoded by the coding sequence ATGCTAATTTTTACAGAGCAGGAACTTATACAGTATGTGCAGCTGAATAATGAAGCGATTGCTATTGTGGAAGCAGGATTTACGAAACTTGCAAAAGATGAAGCCGTCATGCCGCCGATTATGCGTGTGGACCTGCACGACCAAAACGGGGAAGTGGATGTCAAAACCGCTTATGTAAAAGGGGAAGACATGTTTGCGATTAAAGTATCTTCCGGATTTTTTAATAATTATAAGCTGGGGCTTCCAAGCGGAAATGGACTTATGCTCTTGATCAGCACTCAAACAGGCATCCCGCAGGCAATCTTGCTGGATAACGGCTATTTGACCGAGGTACGGACAGCCGCAGCGGGAGCGATTGCTGCAAACTACCTTTCCCGCAAAAACATTGAAACAGTAGGCGTGATAGGAGCAGGAAGCCAGGCGAGATACCAGGCAAGGGCACTCAAACTCGTACGGGATTTTAAAAGAATCCTGGTCTATTCCAGGTCAGAGGATCATTCGAGAAAGTATGCCGCCGATATGTCCGCCGAATTGGGGGTTGAGGTCCAAGTGGCTGAGAGTGCCGAAGCCTTAGTCCGTAATAGTGATACGGTCATTACGACCACTCCGGCAAAAGAACCGGTGATCAAAGCGGAATGGCTTCATCCCGGACTTCATATTACGGCTATGGGATCAGATGCTGAGCATAAGCAGGAGCTTGAAGCAGAAGTCCTTGCCCGGGCGGATAAGCTTATATGCGATACAAAAGCACAGTGTGCCAGGCTTGGAGAATTGCATCACGCCCTTGACAAAGGAGTATTAACGAATGAATCGCACGTTATCGAACTGGGTCAATTAACTTCGGGAAGGCTAAGAGGGCGGGTAAATGACGAGGAGATTTCGGTTTGTGATTTAACTGGTACAGGAGTCCAGGATACTGTCATTGCCCTGTTTGCTTACAATGAATTGGTCAAACGGAAAATCGGGTTGAAGGTTGAGAACGAAAAACTGGCAATAAAAAACTGA
- a CDS encoding cystathionine gamma-synthase family protein has product MVKENVQAGTKAVWAGEKDYLVHGATQVPVVLSVAYGYDDMDEWYDVAIGKKKGHIYGRNTNPTVQAFEDKVKILEGAEAATSFSTGMAAISNTLSTFLVPGDRIVSMKDTYGGTNKIFTEFLPRQQIDVVLCETGNHEQIEAEVAKGCKILYLETPTNPTVKITDIERMAKAGHDAGAIVIVDNTFATPMNQNPISLGVDLVIHSATKFLGGHADALGGVVCGPHELVEKIYHYREINGATMDPMAAYLMIRGMKTLHLRVRQQCKNAMELAKYLQTKDMVESVYYPGIETHPNHHIAKKQMKDFGGMLSFAVKGGVDTVRDLLPKLQFANRAANLGAVETTVGPARTTSHVECTPEERAAVGIPEGLIRVSCGIEEIEDIIADFEQAFSHAESVLKVK; this is encoded by the coding sequence ATGGTAAAAGAAAATGTTCAGGCAGGTACAAAAGCAGTATGGGCTGGTGAAAAGGATTATTTGGTGCATGGAGCCACCCAGGTGCCGGTCGTACTCAGTGTGGCATATGGATATGATGATATGGATGAGTGGTATGATGTAGCGATTGGAAAGAAAAAGGGACATATTTATGGAAGAAATACGAATCCAACTGTACAGGCATTTGAAGATAAAGTGAAAATTCTGGAAGGCGCCGAAGCAGCGACAAGCTTTTCAACAGGTATGGCTGCAATCAGCAATACGTTATCAACGTTCTTGGTGCCGGGTGATCGCATTGTATCGATGAAGGACACATATGGCGGAACGAACAAGATTTTTACGGAATTTCTGCCCCGCCAGCAAATCGATGTGGTTCTTTGCGAAACAGGGAATCACGAGCAAATAGAGGCAGAAGTGGCAAAAGGGTGCAAAATTCTTTACCTTGAAACACCGACGAATCCAACCGTCAAGATTACTGATATCGAGCGCATGGCAAAAGCCGGGCACGATGCCGGAGCGATCGTCATTGTGGATAATACTTTTGCAACGCCAATGAATCAGAACCCCATTTCACTGGGTGTGGATCTGGTTATCCACAGTGCTACAAAATTCCTCGGCGGGCATGCTGATGCACTGGGCGGAGTCGTTTGCGGTCCGCATGAACTTGTGGAAAAAATCTATCATTATCGCGAAATCAATGGTGCCACAATGGATCCGATGGCAGCTTACCTGATGATCCGCGGAATGAAAACACTTCACCTTCGTGTCCGCCAGCAATGTAAAAATGCAATGGAGCTTGCAAAGTACCTGCAGACAAAAGATATGGTGGAATCTGTCTATTATCCAGGGATTGAAACACATCCAAACCATCATATTGCCAAAAAACAAATGAAGGATTTTGGCGGGATGCTCAGCTTTGCTGTTAAAGGCGGAGTAGATACAGTCCGTGATTTGCTACCGAAATTGCAATTTGCCAACCGCGCTGCAAACCTCGGAGCTGTTGAAACAACAGTAGGGCCGGCCCGAACAACGAGCCATGTAGAATGTACGCCTGAGGAGCGTGCAGCTGTTGGCATTCCGGAAGGGTTAATCCGTGTCTCCTGCGGAATTGAAGAAATTGAGGACATCATTGCAGACTTTGAACAGGCATTTAGCCATGCAGAAAGTGTTTTGAAGGTAAAGTAG
- a CDS encoding M20 metallopeptidase family protein has translation MSNNHPIVEQANNLAGRLVEWRRHFHQHPELSFQEFGTSRFVADVLKDIDGIEVETGVGLETGVVGTLTSGDGPVIALRADMDALPITEENRTGYSSKTEGVMHACGHDAHTSILLGAAFLLSDHFKKGELKGTVKFIFQPAEESTDANGLSGSSYMVRAGAYDQAEAALALHVCPWLPVGKVQISDGYSMANVDVFEVKIHGSGGHGAYPELGTDPIWMLGPVMQALYGITARRVSALDAAVISIGQIHAGTASNIIPTEAVIQGTIRSYTPEVRDLLASEIKKALSIVEHLGGTFSLNIQRGEPALKNHPAVNEWITDAITKTYPGMGITRRPFGLGGEDFGYVTEKIPGSMFFLGCAPIEGVQRDLHTPIFDLDEACLPIGTAILAQTAGMFLKKNPKLQIDQNLEVEMLGT, from the coding sequence ATGTCAAATAATCATCCAATCGTTGAGCAAGCGAATAATTTGGCAGGCCGTCTGGTGGAATGGCGCCGTCATTTTCATCAGCATCCCGAACTTAGCTTTCAGGAGTTCGGGACCTCCCGTTTTGTTGCGGATGTGTTAAAGGACATAGATGGAATAGAAGTAGAAACAGGAGTTGGGCTTGAAACAGGAGTAGTAGGCACTTTGACCTCGGGAGATGGACCAGTCATTGCACTGAGGGCTGATATGGATGCCTTGCCGATTACGGAGGAAAATAGAACAGGCTATTCGTCCAAGACTGAAGGTGTGATGCATGCTTGCGGCCATGATGCACACACCTCTATTCTCCTCGGGGCTGCCTTCCTCCTCTCGGACCATTTTAAAAAGGGCGAATTGAAAGGGACGGTTAAATTTATTTTCCAGCCAGCAGAGGAGAGTACTGACGCTAACGGACTTTCCGGTTCATCGTATATGGTCCGTGCAGGGGCTTATGACCAGGCTGAAGCTGCCCTTGCCCTCCATGTCTGTCCATGGCTTCCAGTAGGGAAAGTGCAAATCAGTGATGGCTATAGTATGGCGAATGTGGATGTTTTTGAAGTGAAAATCCATGGATCAGGCGGCCATGGAGCTTATCCGGAGCTTGGCACTGATCCTATTTGGATGCTTGGCCCGGTCATGCAGGCACTGTATGGAATTACAGCCAGGAGAGTTTCAGCGCTGGATGCTGCCGTTATCAGTATTGGGCAAATCCATGCAGGTACAGCAAGCAACATCATTCCGACTGAGGCAGTTATTCAGGGCACAATTCGGAGCTATACACCGGAAGTCCGTGATTTATTGGCATCAGAAATAAAGAAAGCGCTTTCTATCGTGGAGCATTTGGGCGGAACCTTTTCATTGAATATACAAAGAGGGGAGCCAGCTTTAAAAAATCATCCTGCTGTCAATGAATGGATAACGGACGCCATTACAAAGACATATCCAGGCATGGGGATTACCAGGCGCCCATTTGGCCTTGGCGGGGAAGACTTCGGCTATGTGACTGAAAAAATACCAGGATCCATGTTTTTCCTAGGATGTGCACCAATAGAGGGGGTCCAGCGTGATCTTCATACACCGATTTTTGATTTGGATGAAGCCTGTTTGCCGATCGGAACAGCCATTTTGGCACAAACGGCGGGCATGTTTTTAAAAAAGAATCCGAAATTACAAATTGACCAAAACTTGGAGGTGGAAATGCTTGGCACATAA
- a CDS encoding homoserine dehydrogenase, translating into MAHKLAFIGFGVVGQGLAEILRDKKEALKQNEGFEAEIVAISDLMKGSIYHPGGLDISTVLQVLQETGSLENYPERPGLIRGWDSIRTIKDTNADTIIEVSYTDVKTGQPAIDHCKAAFEKGKNVVMTNKGPVALAYQELSEMAQRHGAYWGFEGTVMSGTPALRMPAAALAGNDITEIRGILNGTTNYILTQMEQDGVSYEAALKEAQELGYAEADPASDVEGYDARYKIVILSNHVMNAPLSVGEVECKGITGITLQDIEKAKAEGKSWKLIAKAKKENGKVIASIAPEKLDAEDPLASIRGSVNAITYQCDLLGTVTLSGAGAGKIETGFSLLIDLISINRERQLISI; encoded by the coding sequence TTGGCACATAAATTGGCGTTTATAGGATTTGGGGTTGTTGGCCAGGGATTGGCGGAAATTCTGCGTGATAAGAAAGAAGCACTTAAACAGAACGAAGGATTTGAAGCTGAAATTGTCGCCATTTCCGATTTAATGAAAGGGTCGATCTACCATCCAGGCGGCCTGGATATCAGTACAGTATTGCAAGTATTGCAAGAAACAGGGAGTTTGGAGAATTATCCGGAAAGACCGGGATTAATCAGGGGATGGGACAGCATCAGAACAATCAAGGACACCAATGCAGATACGATTATTGAGGTTTCCTATACAGATGTCAAAACCGGCCAGCCCGCCATAGACCACTGTAAGGCTGCTTTTGAAAAAGGAAAGAATGTAGTGATGACCAATAAAGGCCCTGTTGCCCTCGCTTACCAGGAGCTATCTGAAATGGCGCAAAGGCATGGAGCCTATTGGGGATTCGAGGGGACGGTCATGAGCGGTACACCAGCGTTGCGGATGCCGGCTGCTGCCTTGGCCGGGAATGATATTACGGAAATCCGCGGCATATTGAATGGGACAACCAATTATATTCTGACCCAAATGGAACAGGATGGAGTTTCTTATGAAGCAGCCCTTAAAGAGGCACAAGAGCTCGGCTATGCAGAGGCGGACCCTGCTAGTGATGTAGAGGGATACGATGCAAGATATAAAATTGTTATCCTCTCTAACCATGTTATGAATGCTCCTTTATCAGTAGGGGAAGTGGAATGCAAGGGCATTACAGGCATCACTTTACAGGATATTGAGAAGGCAAAGGCGGAAGGAAAGTCCTGGAAGCTAATTGCGAAAGCCAAAAAGGAAAACGGCAAGGTTATTGCCTCGATAGCACCTGAAAAATTGGATGCTGAAGATCCTTTGGCTTCCATCAGAGGCTCTGTAAACGCCATTACGTATCAATGCGATCTTTTGGGCACAGTCACATTAAGCGGTGCAGGAGCAGGGAAAATAGAGACAGGATTCTCCCTTTTGATTGACTTAATTTCCATTAATCGTGAAAGGCAGCTTATTTCAATCTAA
- a CDS encoding aldehyde dehydrogenase family protein, translated as MTTQLTGQRMFIAGEWTTGERLIEVRDPQDNSIIDTVPAASKEDMLNCIEEAKEGAKIAASLPVHQRMAIINRAADYIEANKEKYAKTIAKEGSKTIREASKEVERAIQTFRISAEEARRIHGETIPFDQMPGSENRLGYYRRFPIGIIGAITPFNDPLNLVAHKVGPAIASGNAIIVKPATVTPLSALLIAEAFEQAGLPPKVLSVITGYGSEIGDVLVTHPAVRMITFTGGLDAGEQITRKAGLKKISMELGSNSPVIVLEDADLEEAVESTVSGAFWAAGQNCLGVQRVYIQDSVYEAFQQAFVARTNQYCVGDKQSELTDMGPLITEKEAVRVEKMVNEAKQKGAAVLTGGKRNGSFYSPTVLENVPEDCTIAKEEIFGPVVLLYQVSCLDEAISKSNDINYGLQAGIFTKDIEKAHKAIAKMDVGGIMINDSSDYRIDAMPFGGVKNSGLGREGIKFSIQEMTEPKVVCFKLSNY; from the coding sequence ATGACCACTCAACTAACCGGACAAAGAATGTTTATCGCAGGCGAATGGACGACAGGCGAAAGATTAATTGAAGTTCGTGATCCGCAGGATAACAGCATCATTGATACTGTACCAGCAGCTTCGAAGGAAGATATGCTTAATTGTATTGAAGAAGCGAAAGAGGGGGCTAAGATTGCTGCTTCCCTTCCTGTCCATCAGCGAATGGCGATTATTAATCGGGCTGCAGACTACATTGAAGCAAATAAAGAAAAATATGCCAAAACGATTGCAAAGGAAGGAAGCAAAACCATTCGGGAAGCTTCAAAGGAAGTGGAAAGAGCCATTCAGACTTTCCGGATCAGTGCAGAAGAAGCAAGAAGGATTCATGGAGAAACCATCCCGTTTGACCAAATGCCCGGGAGTGAAAACCGTCTGGGATACTACCGCCGCTTCCCGATTGGAATTATAGGCGCCATTACACCCTTTAACGATCCATTAAATCTTGTAGCGCATAAGGTGGGTCCCGCCATTGCTTCCGGGAATGCCATTATCGTAAAACCTGCAACAGTGACTCCTCTCAGCGCCCTTTTAATCGCCGAAGCATTTGAACAAGCCGGATTGCCGCCTAAAGTGTTATCGGTCATCACTGGTTATGGAAGCGAAATTGGGGATGTTCTTGTTACCCATCCTGCTGTAAGGATGATTACCTTTACTGGCGGTCTGGACGCCGGGGAACAAATTACACGGAAAGCGGGATTGAAAAAGATAAGTATGGAGCTGGGGTCCAATTCTCCTGTCATTGTGCTGGAAGATGCTGATTTGGAAGAGGCTGTTGAATCAACGGTTTCCGGGGCATTTTGGGCAGCAGGGCAAAATTGCCTCGGTGTCCAAAGAGTGTATATCCAGGATTCCGTTTATGAGGCATTTCAACAGGCATTCGTAGCCAGGACAAATCAATACTGCGTAGGGGATAAGCAATCAGAATTGACGGATATGGGGCCGCTTATTACGGAAAAAGAGGCTGTCCGGGTAGAAAAAATGGTTAATGAAGCGAAACAAAAAGGAGCAGCCGTATTAACAGGCGGGAAAAGGAATGGGTCTTTTTATTCGCCTACTGTTCTCGAAAATGTCCCGGAAGATTGCACCATTGCGAAAGAAGAAATTTTTGGTCCAGTTGTACTTTTGTACCAAGTATCTTGTCTTGATGAAGCAATCAGTAAATCGAATGACATAAATTATGGCTTGCAGGCCGGAATATTTACCAAGGATATTGAAAAAGCACATAAAGCCATTGCCAAAATGGATGTAGGCGGAATAATGATCAATGACAGCAGTGATTACCGGATTGATGCGATGCCATTTGGCGGTGTGAAAAATTCAGGGTTAGGCAGGGAAGGAATCAAATTCTCCATTCAGGAGATGACAGAACCGAAAGTAGTCTGCTTTAAATTATCGAACTATTAG
- a CDS encoding BCCT family transporter, whose protein sequence is MKKNRDRASYNNPVFKISAIIVGLFTIWGAFSPDSLAKNASIVFNFTSKSFGWLYLLSVALFVFFCLYLAFSKYGNIKLGRDGEKAEYSLFAWISMLFSAGFGVGIVFWGVAEPLSHFSSPPLPGVEPQSAEAARVAMRYSFFNWGIHQWSVFAIVGLALAYYQYRHKRRVLVGEVLSANHPEKRKRLKSAVNILAVIATVTGIATSMGMGVLQINGGLNYVFSVPNNPWVQIGIVGIMLALYLVSATTGIDKGIKILSNTNMILVLALMVFFLFRGPTVFIFESFVLAIGDYIQHFMEMSFYLTPYTGETWVQDWTVFYWAWVIAWSPFVGSFVARISKGRTIREFVIGVMVVPPAIGFVWMAIFGGTGLYMDLFQGTAISEAVSQDVTTAIFVLLKEFPLYTLLSVLMLVLIVIFLVTSADSAVFVLGMMTSDGDLNPSNMVKVIWGVLMAGITAVLIASSGLKGLQTASLVSALPFTIILGIISISLYKSLSRERKEAKGQAKPVPLQKAQ, encoded by the coding sequence TTGAAGAAAAACCGGGACCGCGCTTCATATAACAATCCAGTCTTTAAAATCTCAGCCATAATCGTTGGACTTTTTACCATTTGGGGAGCCTTTTCACCTGATAGTCTTGCAAAAAATGCCTCTATCGTTTTTAACTTTACAAGTAAATCATTTGGATGGCTTTATTTACTCAGTGTAGCTCTTTTTGTTTTCTTCTGTTTATACCTTGCTTTTAGTAAATATGGAAACATAAAACTCGGGCGGGATGGAGAAAAAGCCGAATATTCCTTATTTGCCTGGATCAGTATGCTGTTCAGCGCGGGTTTCGGTGTAGGAATTGTCTTTTGGGGTGTAGCAGAACCGCTGTCTCACTTTTCTTCTCCACCGCTTCCTGGAGTAGAGCCGCAATCAGCAGAAGCCGCACGGGTAGCCATGCGATATTCCTTTTTTAACTGGGGCATTCATCAATGGTCAGTCTTTGCCATTGTCGGACTGGCTCTTGCTTACTATCAATACCGTCATAAAAGGAGGGTTCTTGTAGGCGAAGTATTAAGCGCAAATCACCCAGAAAAAAGAAAAAGGCTGAAGTCAGCGGTCAATATACTTGCTGTCATTGCTACGGTAACGGGAATTGCCACCTCGATGGGAATGGGTGTCCTGCAAATTAATGGCGGCTTGAACTATGTCTTCTCAGTTCCAAACAACCCTTGGGTGCAAATCGGCATTGTAGGCATCATGCTCGCCCTTTATCTTGTTTCAGCTACTACCGGTATTGATAAAGGGATTAAGATTTTGAGTAATACAAACATGATTTTGGTCCTTGCTTTAATGGTGTTCTTCCTGTTCAGAGGTCCCACGGTATTCATATTTGAAAGCTTCGTCCTTGCCATCGGCGATTATATCCAGCATTTTATGGAAATGAGCTTCTATTTGACCCCATACACAGGTGAAACGTGGGTTCAGGATTGGACAGTTTTTTATTGGGCTTGGGTGATTGCCTGGTCTCCATTCGTCGGTTCCTTTGTTGCCCGGATTTCAAAGGGGAGAACGATCAGGGAATTTGTAATAGGTGTAATGGTTGTCCCTCCAGCTATTGGGTTTGTATGGATGGCCATTTTCGGAGGAACGGGATTATACATGGATTTATTCCAGGGTACCGCCATATCCGAAGCGGTTTCGCAAGATGTGACAACTGCCATTTTCGTTCTGTTAAAGGAGTTTCCATTATACACATTGTTATCAGTGCTTATGCTGGTCCTAATCGTCATATTCCTTGTAACTTCGGCTGATTCAGCTGTTTTCGTCCTGGGCATGATGACGTCAGATGGGGATTTGAATCCATCCAACATGGTAAAAGTTATCTGGGGTGTATTAATGGCTGGGATCACTGCCGTGTTAATTGCCAGCAGCGGATTAAAAGGGCTGCAAACTGCTTCCTTGGTCTCCGCTCTTCCTTTTACCATCATATTGGGCATTATTAGCATTTCGCTCTATAAATCATTGTCCAGGGAGAGAAAAGAAGCAAAAGGACAAGCCAAGCCGGTTCCCCTGCAGAAAGCCCAGTAA
- a CDS encoding VOC family protein, whose amino-acid sequence MKLNHINLTVTDVNAAREFLEKYFYLQTKSINSNSFAVMTDDNGLLLALMKDTRANYPKSFHIGFFQESNERVNEINQRLKDDGFDVKPPKMAHRWTFYVKAPGGFTVEVLS is encoded by the coding sequence GTGAAACTAAACCATATCAATCTTACGGTCACCGACGTTAACGCTGCTCGAGAGTTCTTGGAGAAATATTTCTACTTGCAAACCAAGAGCATAAATAGCAATTCATTTGCTGTAATGACTGACGATAACGGATTGTTATTAGCTTTGATGAAAGATACTCGGGCCAACTACCCTAAGTCCTTTCATATAGGCTTCTTTCAAGAGAGTAATGAACGAGTAAACGAGATCAATCAACGATTGAAGGATGATGGATTTGATGTGAAGCCGCCTAAGATGGCTCATCGATGGACATTCTATGTTAAAGCCCCAGGAGGTTTTACTGTGGAGGTACTTAGTTAG
- a CDS encoding SAM-dependent methyltransferase, with amino-acid sequence MDRNRYSAIAHQSHTFYNPVNPLKIDKVIELLDLKDNDKVIDIGAGKGEILFRIIERYRAKCIAIEKYVGFTEQLQVNAEKRGVLNNIEIITKDAKAAMKTINEPFEAAICIGSTHALGGLHETLDTLRKCVKKGGCVLIGEGYWKQQPCKEYLEALGGSEESELLTHFENVKAGENLGLIPLWSYTANEDEWDEYEWLYSMSIENYCCEHPEDPDRDAMLQKIRTWRSTYLKWGRDTLGFGIYLFRNM; translated from the coding sequence ATGGATAGAAATAGATATTCAGCAATAGCCCATCAAAGCCACACTTTTTATAATCCGGTGAATCCATTAAAGATAGATAAAGTTATTGAATTACTTGATTTAAAAGATAATGACAAAGTAATTGATATCGGTGCTGGGAAAGGTGAGATTCTTTTTCGGATTATTGAAAGATACAGAGCAAAATGTATTGCTATCGAGAAATATGTTGGTTTCACAGAACAACTTCAGGTAAATGCTGAAAAAAGAGGGGTTTTAAATAATATTGAAATCATTACAAAAGATGCTAAAGCAGCAATGAAGACAATTAATGAACCGTTTGAGGCAGCAATTTGTATTGGTTCAACTCATGCATTAGGAGGATTACATGAAACTTTGGATACGCTGAGAAAGTGTGTAAAAAAGGGTGGATGTGTGCTCATCGGTGAAGGCTATTGGAAGCAGCAGCCATGTAAAGAATATTTAGAGGCGCTTGGGGGATCTGAAGAATCCGAATTACTAACCCACTTCGAGAATGTGAAGGCTGGCGAAAACCTTGGCTTAATTCCACTATGGTCTTACACTGCTAACGAAGATGAATGGGATGAATATGAGTGGCTTTATTCTATGTCCATTGAGAATTATTGCTGCGAACATCCTGAAGATCCAGATCGCGATGCTATGTTACAAAAAATCCGGACTTGGAGAAGTACATATCTGAAATGGGGCAGAGATACCCTTGGATTTGGGATATATCTTTTTAGGAATATGTAA
- a CDS encoding HAD family hydrolase, producing MVLKYKCLILDHDDTGVKSTPGIHYPSFVEALKYLRPSDKLITFEDFVRYCFNPGFSSLCKDIIKFTEKEQKYQQAVWKKYTESTVPDFYELFAETIQEFKKQGGIVTVVSHSERSRIERDYSIHCGFVPDAIFGWELPEHQRKPHPYPIKEILKRFNLQETEALMLDDLKPGLEMARSCHVDFAAAGWSHSIPEIKEQMKLESKYYFETVEQFYQFILCK from the coding sequence ATGGTTTTAAAATATAAATGTTTAATCTTAGACCACGATGATACAGGGGTAAAAAGTACACCAGGTATACACTATCCATCATTTGTAGAGGCTCTTAAATACTTGCGGCCAAGTGATAAACTTATTACTTTTGAAGATTTTGTTAGATACTGTTTCAATCCAGGTTTTTCTTCTTTATGCAAAGACATTATTAAATTCACAGAGAAAGAGCAAAAATATCAGCAAGCAGTATGGAAAAAATATACCGAATCAACTGTACCAGACTTCTATGAACTGTTTGCAGAAACAATTCAGGAATTTAAAAAACAAGGTGGAATTGTGACGGTTGTTTCTCATTCTGAGAGAAGCCGAATTGAAAGAGATTATTCTATTCATTGTGGTTTTGTGCCAGACGCTATCTTTGGATGGGAACTTCCTGAACATCAGAGAAAACCACATCCATATCCAATTAAGGAGATTTTAAAACGCTTTAATCTTCAAGAAACTGAAGCACTAATGTTAGATGACCTAAAACCTGGATTGGAGATGGCGAGAAGTTGTCATGTTGATTTTGCCGCTGCTGGATGGTCTCACAGTATTCCCGAAATCAAGGAACAAATGAAATTAGAATCTAAATATTACTTTGAAACAGTAGAACAATTTTATCAGTTTATTTTGTGTAAATGA
- a CDS encoding DUF3231 family protein, which yields MEDKNNLKLTASEIGTLWGEFINGTMTDIVNRYMVSIIEDEQIKAIFEDAIKTFGKQKQQIVSFIQSDGFPVPIGFNDSDLFNGKQRLFTDIFCLNYLHIMTLHGLLGHSTSLGVSVRKDLREFYDSCNTDAKNMYHQTIELLLQKGNFQRDPLFYPAKNPEFVSSQDFTDGYFGKGRKLAATEIISISFNLKKSIMAKTLSIAFSQVAQTKEVRKFLSDSEKTADGQIKKFSKIMQSDNLPVPKSWETEVTTSTDSPFSDKLMLYHIGFLFQAAQNYHGAGLASAMRTDLVTAYEGTILKNLMVTKKWFNLMEQNRWLEQPPLAPNRKEISEEV from the coding sequence GTGGAGGATAAGAATAATTTAAAACTCACAGCTTCCGAAATAGGCACTCTTTGGGGAGAATTTATAAATGGTACAATGACTGATATTGTAAATAGATATATGGTCTCAATTATTGAGGATGAGCAAATCAAAGCCATTTTTGAGGATGCTATTAAGACATTCGGAAAACAAAAGCAACAAATTGTATCCTTTATACAGAGTGACGGGTTTCCAGTTCCAATTGGATTTAATGATTCTGACCTCTTCAATGGTAAACAGAGATTGTTTACGGATATATTTTGCTTGAATTATTTACATATCATGACGTTACACGGTTTACTGGGCCACAGCACTTCATTAGGTGTTTCTGTCAGAAAAGACTTAAGGGAGTTTTACGATTCCTGCAATACGGATGCAAAAAATATGTACCACCAAACAATTGAGTTATTACTGCAGAAAGGAAATTTTCAGAGAGACCCTTTGTTTTATCCTGCTAAAAACCCTGAATTTGTTTCCAGCCAGGATTTCACAGATGGATATTTCGGCAAGGGCAGAAAATTAGCAGCAACAGAAATTATTAGTATATCCTTCAACCTTAAAAAAAGCATTATGGCTAAAACCCTTTCTATTGCATTCAGTCAAGTCGCTCAAACAAAAGAAGTAAGGAAGTTTTTAAGCGATTCAGAGAAAACAGCAGATGGACAAATAAAAAAATTTTCAAAAATAATGCAATCAGACAATTTACCCGTTCCGAAATCCTGGGAAACAGAAGTGACAACTTCAACGGATTCACCATTTTCCGATAAGTTAATGCTGTATCATATTGGTTTCTTGTTCCAAGCTGCACAAAACTATCATGGGGCAGGATTAGCATCAGCAATGCGAACAGACCTTGTAACTGCTTATGAAGGAACAATTTTAAAAAATCTTATGGTTACAAAAAAGTGGTTTAACCTTATGGAACAAAATAGGTGGCTAGAACAGCCTCCACTTGCTCCTAATAGAAAAGAGATTTCAGAAGAAGTATAG